In Intestinibacillus sp. Marseille-P6563, a single genomic region encodes these proteins:
- a CDS encoding prepilin-type N-terminal cleavage/methylation domain-containing protein has translation MKRIIHKLKNRQGLTLVEMVAAAGVLALLSLILNTGLLMAQNSYYTMTGEAESQLLVSTLTDLLSNELRYARDVEVNADGELVRYTSANYGRNTSLALNAEGQLEANSRLMLSSGAYGNGAYQIQSWSIVYQDGLFTVTLDIAGGHDISNQTEFSVRCLNAAA, from the coding sequence ATGAAGCGTATCATCCACAAGCTGAAAAACCGGCAGGGCCTGACGTTGGTGGAAATGGTAGCAGCCGCTGGTGTACTGGCGCTTTTGTCCCTGATTTTAAACACCGGCCTGCTCATGGCGCAAAACAGCTATTATACGATGACCGGCGAAGCGGAAAGTCAGCTGCTGGTATCGACATTGACCGATTTGCTTTCCAATGAACTGCGGTACGCCCGCGATGTGGAGGTCAATGCAGACGGCGAACTGGTCCGTTATACCAGCGCCAATTACGGCCGCAACACCTCGCTTGCGCTCAATGCCGAAGGGCAGTTGGAAGCCAACAGCCGTCTGATGCTGTCCTCTGGCGCCTACGGCAATGGAGCGTACCAAATCCAGTCCTGGAGCATCGTGTATCAGGATGGTCTTTTCACGGTCACGCTGGACATTGCCGGAGGCCATGACATTTCCAATCAAACCGAGTTTTCCGTCCGCTGCCTGAATGCAGCCGCTTAA